From a single Miscanthus floridulus cultivar M001 chromosome 8, ASM1932011v1, whole genome shotgun sequence genomic region:
- the LOC136471353 gene encoding C2 and GRAM domain-containing protein At1g03370-like isoform X2: MARPSGPPGGPPEPGRHDAPMLLRVHVIEARGLPAIYLNGSSDPYVRLQLGRRRPRATTVVKRSLSPVWDEEFGFLVGDVAEELVVSVLNEDRFFGAEFLGRVRVPLTAIMETDDLSLGTRWYQLQPRSGAAKFRKKRRGEICLRVYLSVRATLCDDAHQAPPQLIDDISCSSHRSVETNDSSLSATASSLDLSAFTSIDRACRKNLDGFNQSMMEVRGPTSTGPPSCVSTEQSILLEPEEDDGSAIADTSSVVEVMSRYFRKSAEATHSVASDPVSVDQFRNTQMNSECRENGEGCTLSEVSLDELLKNMESKDQACEMPANLPGGVLVDQSYIIAPAELNSWLFSGTSDFWPEVSELQGTNGFQIEPWRHDNNENCLKRTITYTKAASKLVKSVKATEEQKYLKATGSSFAVLSSVSTPDVPCGNCFKVEILYRIISGSQLPLEEQTTQLTVSWRLNFVQSTMLKGMIENGAKQGLAEGYSHFSEVLSRKIKVAELDDANSKDKILASLQTQKESNWKLVARFLGSFAFICSLSTALYIITHLHLAKPNVVHGGLEYFGIDLPDSIGEIVFCLIVIIQGHNIIKVGRRFLQAWKQRGSDHGVKAHRDGWLLTIALIEGSGVVSAGTPGFPDPYVVFTCNGKRKTSSVKYQTSEPKWNEIFEFDAMDDPPARLDVVVHDSDGASNETPIGQTEVNFVKNNLSDLGDMWLPLDGRFPQGHQPKLHLRIFLNNSRGTEVVMNYLEKMGKEVGKKTNSAFRKLFSLPHEEFLIDDFTCHLKRKMPLQGRLFLSPRITGFYSNIFGRKTKFFFLWEDIDDIQVVPPKLATVGSPSLMIILRKDRGFEARHGAKALDPQGRLKFHFQTFVSFNDAHRIIMEIWKMRSPGLEQKGEMIDKEPELKENPYEEGSLLANEDVKMSEVYSAVLSVDVSALMEMFSGGPLEHKVMERAGCVDYSATEWELLNRNVYQRRISFRFDKSLSRYGGEATTTQQKYNLPNQNDWIVEEVMTLQGVQNEDYSSIQLKYHMTSTPLRPNSCSIKVLLGIAWLKGTKHQKKAAKNVMMNSANRLREIFSEVEKEVTSRKGSS, translated from the exons ATGGCGAGGCCATCGGGCCCGCCGGGTGGTCCCCCGGAGCCCGGCCGCCACGACGCGCCGATGCTGCTGCGCGTGCACGTGATCGAGGCGCGGGGCCTGCCGGCCATCTACCTCAACGGCTCCAGCGACCCCTACGTGCGGCTGCAGCTCGGGCGGCGCCGACCGCGGGCGACCACGGTAGTGAAGCGGAGCCTCAGCCCCGTGTGGGACGAGGAGTTCGGGTTCCTCGTTGGCGACGTCGCCGAGGAGCTCGTCGTCTCCGTGCTCAACGAGGACCGCTTCTTCGGCGCCGAGTTCCTGGGCCGGGTAAGGGTGCCCCTCACCGCCATCATGGAGACGGACGACCTGAGTCTCGGCACCAGGTGGTACCAGCTCCAGCCCAGGAGCGGCGCCGCCAAGTTCAGGAAGAAAAGGCGCG GTGAAATTTGCCTGAGAGTATACTTATCGGTTAGGGCCACCCTTTGTGACGACGCACATCAAGCTCCACCACAACTTATTGATGATATATCATGCAGCTCACACAGGTCAGTTGAAACTAATGACTCGTCATTATCAGCTACTGCTAGTAGCCTGGATCTGTCAGCCTTTACCAGCATTGATCGGGCATGCCGCAAAAATTTGGATGGCTTCAACCAAAGCATGATGGAGGTCCGAGGCCCTACAAGCACAGGGCCACCGTCTTGTGTCAGCACAGAGCAATCTATTCTTCTGGAGCCTGAAGAAGACGATGGTAGTGCCATCGCTGATACATCATCAGTAGTGGAGGTCATGTCTCGATACTTCCGGAAATCTGCTGAAGCTACACATTCTGTAGCATCAGATCCTGTGTCCGTAGACCAGTTTCGAAACACACAAATGAATTCTGAGTGTCGTGAAAATGGCGAGGGTTGCACACTGTCTGAGGTCAGTCTTGATGAACTACTGAAAAATATGGAGTCCAAAGACCAAGCTTGTGAAATGCCGGCAAACTTGCCTGGTGGTGTTTTAGTGGACCAATCTTACATTATTGCACCAGCTGAACTGAATTCATGGTTGTTTTCTGGAACTTCAGATTTCTGGCCAGAAGTTTCTGAACTTCAAGGAACAAATGGATTTCAAATTGAGCCCTGGAGGCATGACAATAACGAGAATTGTTTAAAACGAACGATAACTTATACAAAAGCCGCTAGCAAATTAGTTAAATCTGTTAAAGCCACAGAAGAGCAGAAATACTTGAAGGCAACTGGAAGTTCTTTTGCAGTTTTGTCTAGTGTTAGCACTCCTGATGTTCCCTGTGGCAATTGTTTCAAGGTCGAGATATTGTACCGTATAATATCTGGTTCCCAGTTGCCCTTAGAAGAACAGACCACACAACTTACTGTAAGTTGGCGTCTGAACTTTGTTCAGAGTACAATGCTGAAAGGAATGATAGAGAATGGAGCGAAACAAGGCCTTGCAGAGGGTTATTCACATTTCTCTGAGGTACTGTCCCGGAAAATTAAAGTAGCTGAGCTTGACGATGCTAATTCCAAAGATAAGATTTTAGCATCACTGCAGACGCAGAAAGAATCAAACTGGAAGCTGGTTGCCCGCTTCCTTGGAAGCTTTGCATTCATATGCTCTCTCAGTACAGCACTGTATATCATTACACATCTTCATCTAGCCAAGCCTAATGTGGTGCATGGCGGCCTTGAATATTTTGGTATTGATCTTCCAGATTCCATTGGAGAGATTGTATTTTGTCTTATTGTGATCATCCAGGGGCATAATATCATCAAAGTAGGGCGACGTTTTTTGCAGGCCTGGAAACAGCGTG GTAGTGATCATGGGGTCAAAGCTCATCGAGATGGTTGGTTGTTGACTATTGCACTTATTGAGGGAAGCGGTGTAGTAAGTGCAGGTACACCTGGTTTTCCTGATCCTTACGTAGTTTTTACCTGCAATGGAAAGAGGAAAACCAGCTCAGTCAAATACCAGACTTCTGAACCAAAATGGAATG AAATATTTGAATTTGACGCGATGGACGACCCGCCAGCAAgattggacgtggttgtgcatgATTCAGATGGGGCAAGCAATGAAACTCCTATTGGTCAAACAGAAGTCAACTTTGTGAAAAACAATTTGTCAGATTTGGGTGACATGTGGCTTCCCCTTGATGGAAGGTTTCCCCAAGGGCACCAGCCCAAATTGCATCTGCGGATCTTTTTGAACAATTCGCGGGGGACTGAAGTTGTTATGAATTATCTGGAAAAAATGGGGAAAGAAGTTGGCAAGAAG ACAAATTCTGCATTCCGTAAGCTCTTCAGCCTTCCCCATGAAGAATTTCTCATTGATGATTTCACCTGCCATCTAAAACGGAAAATGCCACTTCAG GGGCGCCTCTTTCTTTCCCCAAGAATAACTGGATTCTATTCCAATATATTTGGCCGGAAAACCAAGTTTTTCTTCCTTTGGGAAGATATCGATGACATCCAGGTTGTTCCACCGAAACTAGCAACAGTCGGCAGTCCATCATTGATGATCATCCTTCGCAAGGACAGAGGTTTTGAAGCCAGGCATGGCGCCAAAGCACTGGATCCTCAAGGGAGACTGAAGTTCCATTTTCAGACATTTGTTTCATTCAATGATGCTCACAG AATTATTATGGAAATTTGGAAAATGCGGTCACCAGGTCTGGAACAAAAAGGTGAGATGATCGATAAAGAACCTGAACTGAAAGAGAACCCGTATGAAGAAGGTTCTCTATTGGCCAACGAAGATGTAAAAATGTCAGAAGTCTACTCGGCGGTTCTTTCTGTCGAC GTCAGTGCCTTAATGGAGATGTTCTCTGGAGGTCCACTGGAACACAAAGTGATGGAGAGAGCCGGTTGTGTTGACTACTCAGCTACAGAATGGGAGCTGCTAAACCGTAATGTATACCAACGTCGTATAAGCTTTCGGTTTGACAAAAGCTTGTCAAGATATGGAGGGGAAGCAACGACCACTCAGCAAAAGTATAACTTACCGAATCAAAATGACTGGATTGTCGAGGAGGTGATGACCCTCCAAGGTGTCCAGAATGAAGACTACTCCAGT ATCCAATTGAAATACCACATGACTAGCACGCCCTTGAGACCAAACAGCTGCAGCATCAAGGTTTTGTTAGGGATTGCCTGGTTGAAGGGCACTAAGCATCAGAAGAAGGCTGCAAAGAATGTCATGATGAATTCCGCCAACAGGCTGAGGGAGATCTTTTCAGAAGTCGAGAAGGAGGTCACATCAAGGAAAG GTTCAAGCTAA
- the LOC136471353 gene encoding C2 and GRAM domain-containing protein At1g03370-like isoform X1, translating into MARPSGPPGGPPEPGRHDAPMLLRVHVIEARGLPAIYLNGSSDPYVRLQLGRRRPRATTVVKRSLSPVWDEEFGFLVGDVAEELVVSVLNEDRFFGAEFLGRVRVPLTAIMETDDLSLGTRWYQLQPRSGAAKFRKKRRGEICLRVYLSVRATLCDDAHQAPPQLIDDISCSSHRSVETNDSSLSATASSLDLSAFTSIDRACRKNLDGFNQSMMEVRGPTSTGPPSCVSTEQSILLEPEEDDGSAIADTSSVVEVMSRYFRKSAEATHSVASDPVSVDQFRNTQMNSECRENGEGCTLSEVSLDELLKNMESKDQACEMPANLPGGVLVDQSYIIAPAELNSWLFSGTSDFWPEVSELQGTNGFQIEPWRHDNNENCLKRTITYTKAASKLVKSVKATEEQKYLKATGSSFAVLSSVSTPDVPCGNCFKVEILYRIISGSQLPLEEQTTQLTVSWRLNFVQSTMLKGMIENGAKQGLAEGYSHFSEVLSRKIKVAELDDANSKDKILASLQTQKESNWKLVARFLGSFAFICSLSTALYIITHLHLAKPNVVHGGLEYFGIDLPDSIGEIVFCLIVIIQGHNIIKVGRRFLQAWKQRGSDHGVKAHRDGWLLTIALIEGSGVVSAGTPGFPDPYVVFTCNGKRKTSSVKYQTSEPKWNEIFEFDAMDDPPARLDVVVHDSDGASNETPIGQTEVNFVKNNLSDLGDMWLPLDGRFPQGHQPKLHLRIFLNNSRGTEVVMNYLEKMGKEVGKKMQLRSAQTNSAFRKLFSLPHEEFLIDDFTCHLKRKMPLQGRLFLSPRITGFYSNIFGRKTKFFFLWEDIDDIQVVPPKLATVGSPSLMIILRKDRGFEARHGAKALDPQGRLKFHFQTFVSFNDAHRIIMEIWKMRSPGLEQKGEMIDKEPELKENPYEEGSLLANEDVKMSEVYSAVLSVDVSALMEMFSGGPLEHKVMERAGCVDYSATEWELLNRNVYQRRISFRFDKSLSRYGGEATTTQQKYNLPNQNDWIVEEVMTLQGVQNEDYSSIQLKYHMTSTPLRPNSCSIKVLLGIAWLKGTKHQKKAAKNVMMNSANRLREIFSEVEKEVTSRKGSS; encoded by the exons ATGGCGAGGCCATCGGGCCCGCCGGGTGGTCCCCCGGAGCCCGGCCGCCACGACGCGCCGATGCTGCTGCGCGTGCACGTGATCGAGGCGCGGGGCCTGCCGGCCATCTACCTCAACGGCTCCAGCGACCCCTACGTGCGGCTGCAGCTCGGGCGGCGCCGACCGCGGGCGACCACGGTAGTGAAGCGGAGCCTCAGCCCCGTGTGGGACGAGGAGTTCGGGTTCCTCGTTGGCGACGTCGCCGAGGAGCTCGTCGTCTCCGTGCTCAACGAGGACCGCTTCTTCGGCGCCGAGTTCCTGGGCCGGGTAAGGGTGCCCCTCACCGCCATCATGGAGACGGACGACCTGAGTCTCGGCACCAGGTGGTACCAGCTCCAGCCCAGGAGCGGCGCCGCCAAGTTCAGGAAGAAAAGGCGCG GTGAAATTTGCCTGAGAGTATACTTATCGGTTAGGGCCACCCTTTGTGACGACGCACATCAAGCTCCACCACAACTTATTGATGATATATCATGCAGCTCACACAGGTCAGTTGAAACTAATGACTCGTCATTATCAGCTACTGCTAGTAGCCTGGATCTGTCAGCCTTTACCAGCATTGATCGGGCATGCCGCAAAAATTTGGATGGCTTCAACCAAAGCATGATGGAGGTCCGAGGCCCTACAAGCACAGGGCCACCGTCTTGTGTCAGCACAGAGCAATCTATTCTTCTGGAGCCTGAAGAAGACGATGGTAGTGCCATCGCTGATACATCATCAGTAGTGGAGGTCATGTCTCGATACTTCCGGAAATCTGCTGAAGCTACACATTCTGTAGCATCAGATCCTGTGTCCGTAGACCAGTTTCGAAACACACAAATGAATTCTGAGTGTCGTGAAAATGGCGAGGGTTGCACACTGTCTGAGGTCAGTCTTGATGAACTACTGAAAAATATGGAGTCCAAAGACCAAGCTTGTGAAATGCCGGCAAACTTGCCTGGTGGTGTTTTAGTGGACCAATCTTACATTATTGCACCAGCTGAACTGAATTCATGGTTGTTTTCTGGAACTTCAGATTTCTGGCCAGAAGTTTCTGAACTTCAAGGAACAAATGGATTTCAAATTGAGCCCTGGAGGCATGACAATAACGAGAATTGTTTAAAACGAACGATAACTTATACAAAAGCCGCTAGCAAATTAGTTAAATCTGTTAAAGCCACAGAAGAGCAGAAATACTTGAAGGCAACTGGAAGTTCTTTTGCAGTTTTGTCTAGTGTTAGCACTCCTGATGTTCCCTGTGGCAATTGTTTCAAGGTCGAGATATTGTACCGTATAATATCTGGTTCCCAGTTGCCCTTAGAAGAACAGACCACACAACTTACTGTAAGTTGGCGTCTGAACTTTGTTCAGAGTACAATGCTGAAAGGAATGATAGAGAATGGAGCGAAACAAGGCCTTGCAGAGGGTTATTCACATTTCTCTGAGGTACTGTCCCGGAAAATTAAAGTAGCTGAGCTTGACGATGCTAATTCCAAAGATAAGATTTTAGCATCACTGCAGACGCAGAAAGAATCAAACTGGAAGCTGGTTGCCCGCTTCCTTGGAAGCTTTGCATTCATATGCTCTCTCAGTACAGCACTGTATATCATTACACATCTTCATCTAGCCAAGCCTAATGTGGTGCATGGCGGCCTTGAATATTTTGGTATTGATCTTCCAGATTCCATTGGAGAGATTGTATTTTGTCTTATTGTGATCATCCAGGGGCATAATATCATCAAAGTAGGGCGACGTTTTTTGCAGGCCTGGAAACAGCGTG GTAGTGATCATGGGGTCAAAGCTCATCGAGATGGTTGGTTGTTGACTATTGCACTTATTGAGGGAAGCGGTGTAGTAAGTGCAGGTACACCTGGTTTTCCTGATCCTTACGTAGTTTTTACCTGCAATGGAAAGAGGAAAACCAGCTCAGTCAAATACCAGACTTCTGAACCAAAATGGAATG AAATATTTGAATTTGACGCGATGGACGACCCGCCAGCAAgattggacgtggttgtgcatgATTCAGATGGGGCAAGCAATGAAACTCCTATTGGTCAAACAGAAGTCAACTTTGTGAAAAACAATTTGTCAGATTTGGGTGACATGTGGCTTCCCCTTGATGGAAGGTTTCCCCAAGGGCACCAGCCCAAATTGCATCTGCGGATCTTTTTGAACAATTCGCGGGGGACTGAAGTTGTTATGAATTATCTGGAAAAAATGGGGAAAGAAGTTGGCAAGAAG ATGCAATTGCGCTCAGCTCAGACAAATTCTGCATTCCGTAAGCTCTTCAGCCTTCCCCATGAAGAATTTCTCATTGATGATTTCACCTGCCATCTAAAACGGAAAATGCCACTTCAG GGGCGCCTCTTTCTTTCCCCAAGAATAACTGGATTCTATTCCAATATATTTGGCCGGAAAACCAAGTTTTTCTTCCTTTGGGAAGATATCGATGACATCCAGGTTGTTCCACCGAAACTAGCAACAGTCGGCAGTCCATCATTGATGATCATCCTTCGCAAGGACAGAGGTTTTGAAGCCAGGCATGGCGCCAAAGCACTGGATCCTCAAGGGAGACTGAAGTTCCATTTTCAGACATTTGTTTCATTCAATGATGCTCACAG AATTATTATGGAAATTTGGAAAATGCGGTCACCAGGTCTGGAACAAAAAGGTGAGATGATCGATAAAGAACCTGAACTGAAAGAGAACCCGTATGAAGAAGGTTCTCTATTGGCCAACGAAGATGTAAAAATGTCAGAAGTCTACTCGGCGGTTCTTTCTGTCGAC GTCAGTGCCTTAATGGAGATGTTCTCTGGAGGTCCACTGGAACACAAAGTGATGGAGAGAGCCGGTTGTGTTGACTACTCAGCTACAGAATGGGAGCTGCTAAACCGTAATGTATACCAACGTCGTATAAGCTTTCGGTTTGACAAAAGCTTGTCAAGATATGGAGGGGAAGCAACGACCACTCAGCAAAAGTATAACTTACCGAATCAAAATGACTGGATTGTCGAGGAGGTGATGACCCTCCAAGGTGTCCAGAATGAAGACTACTCCAGT ATCCAATTGAAATACCACATGACTAGCACGCCCTTGAGACCAAACAGCTGCAGCATCAAGGTTTTGTTAGGGATTGCCTGGTTGAAGGGCACTAAGCATCAGAAGAAGGCTGCAAAGAATGTCATGATGAATTCCGCCAACAGGCTGAGGGAGATCTTTTCAGAAGTCGAGAAGGAGGTCACATCAAGGAAAG GTTCAAGCTAA
- the LOC136471353 gene encoding C2 and GRAM domain-containing protein At1g03370-like isoform X3, whose translation MARPSGPPGGPPEPGRHDAPMLLRVHVIEARGLPAIYLNGSSDPYVRLQLGRRRPRATTVVKRSLSPVWDEEFGFLVGDVAEELVVSVLNEDRFFGAEFLGRVRVPLTAIMETDDLSLGTRWYQLQPRSGAAKFRKKRRGEICLRVYLSVRATLCDDAHQAPPQLIDDISCSSHRSVETNDSSLSATASSLDLSAFTSIDRACRKNLDGFNQSMMEVRGPTSTGPPSCVSTEQSILLEPEEDDGSAIADTSSVVEVMSRYFRKSAEATHSVASDPVSVDQFRNTQMNSECRENGEGCTLSEVSLDELLKNMESKDQACEMPANLPGGVLVDQSYIIAPAELNSWLFSGTSDFWPEVSELQGTNGFQIEPWRHDNNENCLKRTITYTKAASKLVKSVKATEEQKYLKATGSSFAVLSSVSTPDVPCGNCFKVEILYRIISGSQLPLEEQTTQLTVSWRLNFVQSTMLKGMIENGAKQGLAEGYSHFSEVLSRKIKVAELDDANSKDKILASLQTQKESNWKLVARFLGSFAFICSLSTALYIITHLHLAKPNVVHGGLEYFGIDLPDSIGEIVFCLIVIIQGHNIIKVGRRFLQAWKQRGSDHGVKAHRDGWLLTIALIEGSGVVSAGTPGFPDPYVVFTCNGKRKTSSVKYQTSEPKWNEIFEFDAMDDPPARLDVVVHDSDGASNETPIGQTEVNFVKNNLSDLGDMWLPLDGRFPQGHQPKLHLRIFLNNSRGTEVVMNYLEKMGKEVGKKMQLRSAQTNSAFRKLFSLPHEEFLIDDFTCHLKRKMPLQGRLFLSPRITGFYSNIFGRKTKFFFLWEDIDDIQVVPPKLATVGSPSLMIILRKDRGFEARHGAKALDPQGRLKFHFQTFVSFNDAHRIIMEIWKMRSPGLEQKGEMIDKEPELKENPYEEGSLLANEDVKMSEVYSAVLSVDVSALMEMFSGGPLEHKVMERAGCVDYSATEWELLNRNVYQRRISFRFDKSLSRYGGEATTTQQKYNLPNQNDWIVEEVMTLQGVQNEDYSSLVLAEIADPIEIPHD comes from the exons ATGGCGAGGCCATCGGGCCCGCCGGGTGGTCCCCCGGAGCCCGGCCGCCACGACGCGCCGATGCTGCTGCGCGTGCACGTGATCGAGGCGCGGGGCCTGCCGGCCATCTACCTCAACGGCTCCAGCGACCCCTACGTGCGGCTGCAGCTCGGGCGGCGCCGACCGCGGGCGACCACGGTAGTGAAGCGGAGCCTCAGCCCCGTGTGGGACGAGGAGTTCGGGTTCCTCGTTGGCGACGTCGCCGAGGAGCTCGTCGTCTCCGTGCTCAACGAGGACCGCTTCTTCGGCGCCGAGTTCCTGGGCCGGGTAAGGGTGCCCCTCACCGCCATCATGGAGACGGACGACCTGAGTCTCGGCACCAGGTGGTACCAGCTCCAGCCCAGGAGCGGCGCCGCCAAGTTCAGGAAGAAAAGGCGCG GTGAAATTTGCCTGAGAGTATACTTATCGGTTAGGGCCACCCTTTGTGACGACGCACATCAAGCTCCACCACAACTTATTGATGATATATCATGCAGCTCACACAGGTCAGTTGAAACTAATGACTCGTCATTATCAGCTACTGCTAGTAGCCTGGATCTGTCAGCCTTTACCAGCATTGATCGGGCATGCCGCAAAAATTTGGATGGCTTCAACCAAAGCATGATGGAGGTCCGAGGCCCTACAAGCACAGGGCCACCGTCTTGTGTCAGCACAGAGCAATCTATTCTTCTGGAGCCTGAAGAAGACGATGGTAGTGCCATCGCTGATACATCATCAGTAGTGGAGGTCATGTCTCGATACTTCCGGAAATCTGCTGAAGCTACACATTCTGTAGCATCAGATCCTGTGTCCGTAGACCAGTTTCGAAACACACAAATGAATTCTGAGTGTCGTGAAAATGGCGAGGGTTGCACACTGTCTGAGGTCAGTCTTGATGAACTACTGAAAAATATGGAGTCCAAAGACCAAGCTTGTGAAATGCCGGCAAACTTGCCTGGTGGTGTTTTAGTGGACCAATCTTACATTATTGCACCAGCTGAACTGAATTCATGGTTGTTTTCTGGAACTTCAGATTTCTGGCCAGAAGTTTCTGAACTTCAAGGAACAAATGGATTTCAAATTGAGCCCTGGAGGCATGACAATAACGAGAATTGTTTAAAACGAACGATAACTTATACAAAAGCCGCTAGCAAATTAGTTAAATCTGTTAAAGCCACAGAAGAGCAGAAATACTTGAAGGCAACTGGAAGTTCTTTTGCAGTTTTGTCTAGTGTTAGCACTCCTGATGTTCCCTGTGGCAATTGTTTCAAGGTCGAGATATTGTACCGTATAATATCTGGTTCCCAGTTGCCCTTAGAAGAACAGACCACACAACTTACTGTAAGTTGGCGTCTGAACTTTGTTCAGAGTACAATGCTGAAAGGAATGATAGAGAATGGAGCGAAACAAGGCCTTGCAGAGGGTTATTCACATTTCTCTGAGGTACTGTCCCGGAAAATTAAAGTAGCTGAGCTTGACGATGCTAATTCCAAAGATAAGATTTTAGCATCACTGCAGACGCAGAAAGAATCAAACTGGAAGCTGGTTGCCCGCTTCCTTGGAAGCTTTGCATTCATATGCTCTCTCAGTACAGCACTGTATATCATTACACATCTTCATCTAGCCAAGCCTAATGTGGTGCATGGCGGCCTTGAATATTTTGGTATTGATCTTCCAGATTCCATTGGAGAGATTGTATTTTGTCTTATTGTGATCATCCAGGGGCATAATATCATCAAAGTAGGGCGACGTTTTTTGCAGGCCTGGAAACAGCGTG GTAGTGATCATGGGGTCAAAGCTCATCGAGATGGTTGGTTGTTGACTATTGCACTTATTGAGGGAAGCGGTGTAGTAAGTGCAGGTACACCTGGTTTTCCTGATCCTTACGTAGTTTTTACCTGCAATGGAAAGAGGAAAACCAGCTCAGTCAAATACCAGACTTCTGAACCAAAATGGAATG AAATATTTGAATTTGACGCGATGGACGACCCGCCAGCAAgattggacgtggttgtgcatgATTCAGATGGGGCAAGCAATGAAACTCCTATTGGTCAAACAGAAGTCAACTTTGTGAAAAACAATTTGTCAGATTTGGGTGACATGTGGCTTCCCCTTGATGGAAGGTTTCCCCAAGGGCACCAGCCCAAATTGCATCTGCGGATCTTTTTGAACAATTCGCGGGGGACTGAAGTTGTTATGAATTATCTGGAAAAAATGGGGAAAGAAGTTGGCAAGAAG ATGCAATTGCGCTCAGCTCAGACAAATTCTGCATTCCGTAAGCTCTTCAGCCTTCCCCATGAAGAATTTCTCATTGATGATTTCACCTGCCATCTAAAACGGAAAATGCCACTTCAG GGGCGCCTCTTTCTTTCCCCAAGAATAACTGGATTCTATTCCAATATATTTGGCCGGAAAACCAAGTTTTTCTTCCTTTGGGAAGATATCGATGACATCCAGGTTGTTCCACCGAAACTAGCAACAGTCGGCAGTCCATCATTGATGATCATCCTTCGCAAGGACAGAGGTTTTGAAGCCAGGCATGGCGCCAAAGCACTGGATCCTCAAGGGAGACTGAAGTTCCATTTTCAGACATTTGTTTCATTCAATGATGCTCACAG AATTATTATGGAAATTTGGAAAATGCGGTCACCAGGTCTGGAACAAAAAGGTGAGATGATCGATAAAGAACCTGAACTGAAAGAGAACCCGTATGAAGAAGGTTCTCTATTGGCCAACGAAGATGTAAAAATGTCAGAAGTCTACTCGGCGGTTCTTTCTGTCGAC GTCAGTGCCTTAATGGAGATGTTCTCTGGAGGTCCACTGGAACACAAAGTGATGGAGAGAGCCGGTTGTGTTGACTACTCAGCTACAGAATGGGAGCTGCTAAACCGTAATGTATACCAACGTCGTATAAGCTTTCGGTTTGACAAAAGCTTGTCAAGATATGGAGGGGAAGCAACGACCACTCAGCAAAAGTATAACTTACCGAATCAAAATGACTGGATTGTCGAGGAGGTGATGACCCTCCAAGGTGTCCAGAATGAAGACTACTCCAGT TTGGTGCTTGCTGAAATTGCAGATCCAATTGAAATACCACATGACTAG
- the LOC136471355 gene encoding 26S proteasome regulatory subunit S10B homolog B-like, with protein sequence MADVEDAAAARRRAAITDYRKKLLNCRELESRVGTVRESLKNAKKDFTKTEDDLKSLQSVGQIIGEVLRPLDNERFIVKASSGPRYVVGCRSKVDKEKLTSGTRVVLDMTTLTIMRTLPREVDPVVYNMLHEDPGNVSYSAVGGLSDQIRELRESIELPLMNPELFLRVGIKPPKGVLLYGPPGTGKTLLARAIASNIDANFLKIVSSAIIDKYIGESARLIREMFGYARDHQPCIIFMDEIDAIGGRRFSEGTSADREIQRTLMELLNQLDGFDELGKVKMIMATNRPDVLDPALLRPGRLDRKIEIPLPNEQSRMEVLKIHAAGIAKHGEIDYEAVVKLAEGFNGADLRNVCTEAGMAAIRAERDYVVHEDFMKAVRKLNDAKKLESSAHYSADFGKE encoded by the exons ATGGCCGACGtggaggacgccgccgccgcacgccgacGGGCAGCCATCACCGACTACCGCAAGAAGCTGCTCAACTGCAGGGAGCTCGAGTCGCGCGTCGGAACCG TGAGAGAAAGCCTTAAAAATGCAAAGAAGGATTTTACCAAGACTGAAGATGACTTGAAGTCTCTGCAGAGTGTGGGGCAAATAATTGGAGAGGTTCTCCGACCTCTTGATAATGAACGCT TTATTGTGAAGGCCAGCAGTGGTCCCCGATACGTCGTCGGCTGCCGAAGTAAAGTGGACAAGGAGAAGTTGACGTCTGGAACTCGTGTTGTACTTGACATGACGACCTTGACAATAATGCGCACTCTTCCACGGGAG GTGGATCCTGTGGTATATAACATGCTTCATGAAGATCCAGGAAATGTCAGTTACTCCGCTGTAGGCGGTTTGTCTGATCAGATTAGAGAGCTCAGGGAGTCCATTGAGTTACCTCTTATGAACCCTGAACTCTTTCTTCGTGTGGGAATTAAGCCTCCTAAG GGTGTTCTACTCTACGGTCCTCCAGGAACTGGGAAGACCCTATTGGCAAGGGCTATCGCAAGTAACATCGATGCTAACTTTCTGAAG ATTGTTTCAAGTGCTATTATCGACAAATACATTGGAGAAAGTGCACGTTTGATTAGAGAAATGTTTGGCTATGCACGGGATCACCAA CCATGCATCATCTTCATGGATGAAATTGATGCCATTGGTGGGCGAAGATTTAGTGAGGGAACTAGTGCTGATCGTGAGATCCAGCGGACGTTGATGGAGCTCCTTAACCAATTAGACGGATTTGACGAGCTAGGAAAG GTAAAGATGATCATGGCCACGAATCGACCTGATGTTCTGGACCCCGCGCTCCTGCGTCCTGGACGTTTAGACAGGAAGATTGAAATTCCGCTACCCAACGAGCAATCAAGAATGGAAGTTCTGAAAATCCATGCAGCTGGTATTGCCAAGCATGGGGAAATTGATTATGAAGCAGTTGTAAAACTAGCTGAA GGTTTCAATGGGGCTGATCTTCGGAACGTGTGCACTGAAGCTGGTATGGCTGCAATTCGTGCAGAGAGAGATTATGTAGTCCACGAAGACTTCATGAAG GCTGTGCGGAAGCTAAATGATGCAAAAAAGCTGGAATCGAGTGCACATTACAGTGCAGATTTTGGCAAAGAGTAA